From the Arvicola amphibius chromosome 2, mArvAmp1.2, whole genome shotgun sequence genome, one window contains:
- the Prr15 gene encoding proline-rich protein 15 yields MADSGGSTSNSSPWWKSLTRKKSKEVTVGAQPHVQPEAEDHTPPYLDRTSSSGENQHSDVLGDTREPPGSDKLGEEKSGNSRRNLKISRSGRFKEKRKVRATLLPEGDRSPEEEADFPDDPQEDKQ; encoded by the coding sequence ATGGCGGACAGCGGCGGCTCCACCAGCAACTCCAGCCCCTGGTGGAAATCTCTaaccaggaagaaaagcaaagaagtcaCCGTGGGAGCACAGCCTCATGTTCAGCCAGAGGCGGAGGATCACACACCGCCTTACTTGGATCGGACTAGCAGCTCTGGAGAGAACCAGCACTCCGATGTCCTTGGGGACACACGAGAGCCCCCCGGGTCAGATAAGTTGGGTGAGGAGAAATCAGGCAACAGCCGGCGTAATTTGAAGATCTCACGCTCTGGCCGATTTAAGGAGAAGAGGAAAGTACGTGCCACACTGCTTCCCGAAGGAGACAGGTCCCCTGAGGAGGAGGCCGATTTTCCGGATGACCCCCAGGAGGACAAGCAATAG